The genomic stretch GCCGCATCGCGGAACAGCGCGCGCCACGCCTCTCGGCGCTCCTCGACGAAGCCGAAGAACACGTCCACCCCGCCGCGCAGGCGCTGCTCGGCCGCGAGCTCCGGGTCCGCGGCCGCCGCCAGCCGGCCGAACAGCTCGCCCGCCTGGACGGAGATCAGCGTGTCGTGCAGGTTCTGCTTGGAGCTGAAGTGCTCGTAGATGAGCGCCTTGGACACCCCGGCCGCCGCGGCCACGTCGTCGAGCGAGGTCCCGTGGTAGCCACGGGTGGCGAACGCCTCCATGGCGGCGTCGAGGATCGCCGCGCGGCGGTCGGCGGCGGACATGCGGGTTCGGCGGGCCGAAGGCGGCTGGGTCACGTGCCGCGCAGACTCTACGGGCGGGATGCGCCCTAGAGTCGCGGGCATGGTCGACTTCGGGGCCGAGGGGCTGCTCGACGGGCTCGAGGGTCGGGAGCGGGACGCTCGCCTGCGGCTGCTCGAAGCGCTCCATGCCGACGGCGCCGACCTCGACGAGCTGCGCACCGCGGTCGCCGAGGACACGCTCTTCCTCCTCCCCGCGGAGCGGCTGATCGGCGGCGCCACCCGCTACACGCGCCGGGAGATCGCCGAGAAGACGGGCCTCGACCTCGCGTTCCTCGAGGAGCTGCGGCGCGCCCAGGGCCTGCCGACGGCCGAGGAGGACGCGCGCGTGCTCGCCGAGACCGACCTGCAGGCGGCGCGGACGGTCAGGACGCTCACGGACGCGGGACTGCGCCACGAGGACATCCTGGAGGTCACCCGGATCCTCGGGCGGGGCCTGTCGCACGCCGCCGAGGCGATGCGGCGGATGACGCTCGGCCTCGTCCTCGATCCCGAAGCCGACGAGCACGAGCTCGCGATGCGCTACGCCCGGGCGGCGGCGGAGTTCGAGCCGCTCGCCGCGCCCGTGCTCGGCCAGATGCTCAACGCGCACCTGCGCCACGCGGTCCGCACCGAGCTGCTGCAGGCCACCGAGCAGGCGACCGGCGAGCTGCCCGGCGCGCGGGACGTGGCGGTGTGCTTCGCCGACCTCGTCGGCTTCACGCGGATGGGCGAGGAGGTCCCGCCGGACGAGCTCGGCGCGGTGGCCGAGCGCCTGGAGCGGCTCGCCGCCGACGTGGTGGAGCTGCCGGTGCGGATGGTCAAGACGATCGGCGACGCGGTGATGCTCGTCTCGTCGGAGGTCGACCCGCTCATCGAAGCCGCGCTGCAGCTCGTGGAGGCCGCCGACGACGAGGGCACCGGGTTCCCCCAGCTGCGCGCCGGGATCGCGTTCGGCCCGGCGCTGAACCGCGCGGGCGACTGGTACGGGCGGCCGGTGAACCTGGCGAGCCGGCTGACCGCGCTCGCCCGGCCGGGGTCGGTGCTCGCCAGCGAGGAGGTCCGGGAGCTCGCCGACGACGGCTGGCGATGGTCGTTCGCCGGGGACCGGCGGGTCCGCGGCGTCCGCGGGACGATCAAGGTCAACCGCGTGCGCCGCGCGCGCGGCGACGACGACTAGCTCAGCTCGCGCAGGCGGGCCCGCGCGTCGCCCGCCAGCTCACGTACGAGCTGCGCCGCGGGCACCTCGCGCGCGAGCGGGTAGGCCTGGCCGGCCCAGAGGTTGATGGACTCGGCATCGCCGGCCCGGCGGGCGGCGGCCCGCAGCGGCGACGTGACGTGGTGCACCTCGGGGTACGCGCTCGGCGCATCGGGATGCTCGCGCTGGAAGCGGTTGACGATCCCGCGTGCGGTGCGGCCGCTGAACGCGCGCGTCAGGCCGGTCGGGCGGTCGCCGCCGCCGCCGCCGCCGGCGAGCGCGGCGCGATGCGGGGCGCTCGTTGCCGCCTCCGGCGTGCGCATGAACGCGCTGCCGAGCTGTGCGGCGTCCGCCCCCGCCGCCAGCACGGCGGCGATCGCGCGGCCGGTCATGATGCCGCCCGCCGCGACCATCGGCAGGCCGACCCACGCGCCCACGAGCTGCAGCAGCGACAGCAGGCCGATGTCGCCCGGCGCGGCGTCGGAGAACGAGCCGCGGTGGCCGCCGGCCTCGACGCCCTGGACGACGAGCGCGTCCGCGCCCGCGCCCGCGGCGGTCGCGGCCTCCGCCGGCGTGGTGATCGTCACCCAGACGGCGCACCCGGCCGACCGCATGCGGTCGACCACGGCGGGCGACGGGCAGCCGAACGTGAAGGAGACGACCGCGGGGCGCTGCGCCTCGAGGACATCGAGCTTCTCGGCGAAGGCGTCGTCGTCATGGCGCGGCTCGCCGAGCGGCTCGAGTCCCCCCGCGCGCAACGCCTCGACATACCGCGCGACCGCCGCCGTCTCGATCGCGGTGGCAGGCGGCGCGAAGAGGTTGACGCCGAACGGCCGGTCCGTGGCCGCGCGAATCTCGGCGATCTCGGCCGCCACCGCGTCCGGCGTCTTGTAGCCGGCCGCCAGCGTGCCGAGCCCACCGGCCTCGGCCACCGCGATCGCCAGCGCCGGCGTGGACGGGCCGCCCGCCAGCGGCGCCTGGACGATGGGCGCGTCCAGGTCCGACGGCTGCAGGCGGTCCGCCGCCATCAGCCCGCGATGGCCTCCATCACGTCCGCGGAGACGTCGAAGTTCGCGTGGACGGCGTCGACGTCGTCGTTGTCCTCGAGCGCGTCGATGAGCTTGAGCACCTTGCGGGCGCCGTCCTCGTCGAGCGGCACGGTCGTCCTGGGCCGGTGCGCGACCTCGGCGCTCTGGACCTCGATGCCGGCGTCGGTCAGCGCCTGGCGAACGGAGGCGACGTCGGCCGGCTCGGTCAGCACCTCGAAGACGTCGTCGTCGACCGCGATGTCCTCCGCGCCGGCCTCGATCGCCGGCATCAGGTCGTCCTCGCCGTAGCGCTCGGCGTCGACGACCAGCACGCCCTTCTTGTCGAAGAGGTAGGCGACCGAGCCCGGCTCGCCGAGGTTGCCCCCGTGCTTGCCGAACGTGTGGCGCATCTCGGCGCCGGTGCGGTTGCGGTTGTCGGTCATCGCCTCGACGAGCACGGCGACGCCGCCCGGGCCGTAGCCCTCGTAGACGACGTTCTCGATCGCGTCGGCGTCGGCGCCCGCGCCGGTGCCCTTGGCGATCGCGCGCTCGATGTTGTCCTTCGGCATCGACGCGTCACGGGCCTTCTGCACCGCGAGCGCGAGCGACGGGTTGCCGTCGATGTCACCGCCGCCCTCCTTGGCGGCCACCGTGATCGCGCGCGCCAGCTTCGTGAAGAGCTTGCCCTTGCGCGAGTCGACGATCGCCTTCTTGTGCTTGATGCTCGCCCATTTCGAATGCCCGGACATGGGGTTGGATCCTAGACGCCCGGGTCGCCGCCGGCACGCCTAGCACCCGTGGGTGCGGTACCACGCGATCGCGCGGCGCAGGCCGTCTTCGAGCGGCACCTGCGGGCGCCAGCCGGTGAGCTCACGCAGCTTCGCCGAGTCGACGTACTGGCGGTCGATCTCGCCGTGCGGGCTCCCGGTGCCGCGGACGTCGGGCTCGACGTCGGTCCCCGCGAGGCGGCAGACGAGCTCGACGACCTCGCGCACGCTGTGCGGCCGGTCGCCGCCCGCGTTGAACGCCTCGCCACCCGCCCCGCCGCCCCCGTCCAGCGCGTCCGCGATCGCCAGGTACGCGGCCGCGGCGTCCTCGGCGTAGAGGAAGTCGCGCTCGGGCGTGCCGTCGGAGCGGATGACGGGCGCGCGCCCGGCGAGCGCGGCGGCGATGGCCTCGGGGATCAGCCGCGACGGGTTGCGATCGCCGCCGCCGTAGACGTTCGCGAAGCGCGTGACCGCCACCGGCACGCCGTAGGTGTGCCAGTAGGACCGGGCGATGAGGTCCGTGCACGCCTTCGACACGTCGTACGGGTAGATCGGCTGCAGCGCCAGGTCCTCGCGGTAGGGCAGGTCGTCGTGGGCGCCATAGGCCTTGTCGGAGGAGGCGACGACGACGCGTGCGACCGCCTGCGCCCGGCACGCCTCCATGAGCAGATAGGTGCCCCGCACGTTCGTCTCCCAGGTCGACAGCGGCGACCGGCTGGCGGTGCCGACGATCGTCTGGGCGGCGAGGTGGAAGATCGTGTCGACCTCGTGCTCGCCGATCGCCCGGTCGACGAGGCCGGGGTCCGTGAGGTCCCCGTGGACGACGGCACAGCGCGCCTCGAGGCCCTCCACGACGAGCGCGGAGCCCGGCACGTCGTCGCGCTTGAGCACGGTCACGCGGTCGCCGCGTTCGAGCAGCGCGCGGACGAGCCAGCCGCCGAGCATGCCGTAGGCGCCGGTGACGAGCGCGCTCACGCCCACGGCGCCGCCCCGGCCGCCCAGAGGTCGTTGAGCGCGACCGCGTCCTTGTAGGTGTCCATGCACTCCCAGAAGCCGGTGTGGCGGAAGGCGTGCAGCTGGCGGTCGCCGGCGAGGCCCTCGAGCGGCTCGCGCTCGAGCACGCTCGAGTCGCTCAGGTACTCGAAGACGCCGCGCTCGAAGACGAAGAAGCCGCCGTTGATCCAGTGCTCCGAGCGCGGCTTCTCGCGAAAGCCGGTGACGAGGCCGTGGTCGCCGTCGAGCTCGGTGATGCCGAACTGCAGCTCGGGCCGCACGACGGTCAGCGTGGCGAGCCTGCCGTGGCGCTCGTGGAACGCGAGCAGGGCGTGGAGGTCGACGTCGGCGAGGCCGTCGGCGTAGGTCGTGCAGAAGCGGTCGCCGTCGACGTGGTCGCGCAGCCGGTGCACGCGGCCACCGGTCGGCGTGTCGATCCCGGTGTCCACGCAGCGTACGTCGGCACCGGCGGGCCAGTCGCCGTAGGCCTCGATCTGCTCGCCCTTGTAGCCGGTCGCGAGCAGGAAGCGCGTGAGGCCATGGCGCGCGTACAGGGCGATGACGTGCCAGAGGATCGGCCGGCCGCCGATCTCCACGAGCGGCTTGGGGATCTCCTGGGTGCGTTCCTGCAGGCGGGTCCCCCGCCCGCCGCACAGAATCACGACGTCCACGGCGCGGAATCTAGACTCCTCGCCCCGATGGCCGATCAGCCGACCCTCACCTTCGAGACCGCCGAAGAGTGGGAACGCTGGCTGGAGGCCGAGCACGCCGCCTCCGACGGCGTCTGGCTGCGCTTCGCCAAGAAGGGCTCGGGCATCGCCGGGCTCACGTACGCGCCCGCGCTGCAGATCGCCCTGTGCTTCGGCTGGATCGACGGCCAGGCCAGGCGGCTCGACGACACCCACTACCTCCAG from Capillimicrobium parvum encodes the following:
- a CDS encoding YebC/PmpR family DNA-binding transcriptional regulator, with the translated sequence MSGHSKWASIKHKKAIVDSRKGKLFTKLARAITVAAKEGGGDIDGNPSLALAVQKARDASMPKDNIERAIAKGTGAGADADAIENVVYEGYGPGGVAVLVEAMTDNRNRTGAEMRHTFGKHGGNLGEPGSVAYLFDKKGVLVVDAERYGEDDLMPAIEAGAEDIAVDDDVFEVLTEPADVASVRQALTDAGIEVQSAEVAHRPRTTVPLDEDGARKVLKLIDALEDNDDVDAVHANFDVSADVMEAIAG
- a CDS encoding TetR/AcrR family transcriptional regulator, with the protein product MSAADRRAAILDAAMEAFATRGYHGTSLDDVAAAAGVSKALIYEHFSSKQNLHDTLISVQAGELFGRLAAAADPELAAEQRLRGGVDVFFGFVEERREAWRALFRDAADPHLGEVVEHVQRQATAAIAELMLAGTEPQAAHQDVEMVALMLSGAVQALANWWYDHQDVPRSVLVDRVMAFAWLGLGRLSGEGA
- a CDS encoding NAD-dependent epimerase/dehydratase family protein; translated protein: MSALVTGAYGMLGGWLVRALLERGDRVTVLKRDDVPGSALVVEGLEARCAVVHGDLTDPGLVDRAIGEHEVDTIFHLAAQTIVGTASRSPLSTWETNVRGTYLLMEACRAQAVARVVVASSDKAYGAHDDLPYREDLALQPIYPYDVSKACTDLIARSYWHTYGVPVAVTRFANVYGGGDRNPSRLIPEAIAAALAGRAPVIRSDGTPERDFLYAEDAAAAYLAIADALDGGGGAGGEAFNAGGDRPHSVREVVELVCRLAGTDVEPDVRGTGSPHGEIDRQYVDSAKLRELTGWRPQVPLEDGLRRAIAWYRTHGC
- a CDS encoding sugar phosphate nucleotidyltransferase, encoding MDVVILCGGRGTRLQERTQEIPKPLVEIGGRPILWHVIALYARHGLTRFLLATGYKGEQIEAYGDWPAGADVRCVDTGIDTPTGGRVHRLRDHVDGDRFCTTYADGLADVDLHALLAFHERHGRLATLTVVRPELQFGITELDGDHGLVTGFREKPRSEHWINGGFFVFERGVFEYLSDSSVLEREPLEGLAGDRQLHAFRHTGFWECMDTYKDAVALNDLWAAGAAPWA
- a CDS encoding nitronate monooxygenase translates to MAADRLQPSDLDAPIVQAPLAGGPSTPALAIAVAEAGGLGTLAAGYKTPDAVAAEIAEIRAATDRPFGVNLFAPPATAIETAAVARYVEALRAGGLEPLGEPRHDDDAFAEKLDVLEAQRPAVVSFTFGCPSPAVVDRMRSAGCAVWVTITTPAEAATAAGAGADALVVQGVEAGGHRGSFSDAAPGDIGLLSLLQLVGAWVGLPMVAAGGIMTGRAIAAVLAAGADAAQLGSAFMRTPEAATSAPHRAALAGGGGGGDRPTGLTRAFSGRTARGIVNRFQREHPDAPSAYPEVHHVTSPLRAAARRAGDAESINLWAGQAYPLAREVPAAQLVRELAGDARARLRELS
- a CDS encoding adenylate/guanylate cyclase domain-containing protein — translated: MVDFGAEGLLDGLEGRERDARLRLLEALHADGADLDELRTAVAEDTLFLLPAERLIGGATRYTRREIAEKTGLDLAFLEELRRAQGLPTAEEDARVLAETDLQAARTVRTLTDAGLRHEDILEVTRILGRGLSHAAEAMRRMTLGLVLDPEADEHELAMRYARAAAEFEPLAAPVLGQMLNAHLRHAVRTELLQATEQATGELPGARDVAVCFADLVGFTRMGEEVPPDELGAVAERLERLAADVVELPVRMVKTIGDAVMLVSSEVDPLIEAALQLVEAADDEGTGFPQLRAGIAFGPALNRAGDWYGRPVNLASRLTALARPGSVLASEEVRELADDGWRWSFAGDRRVRGVRGTIKVNRVRRARGDDD